The following proteins are co-located in the Microcystis wesenbergii NRERC-220 genome:
- the hemC gene encoding hydroxymethylbilane synthase, with amino-acid sequence MSVSSPPRSLRIGSRKSQLALVQTYWVQAELSKHHPHRQFEVETMSTQGDKILDVALAKIGDKGLFTKELEVGMLDRSIDLAVHSLKDLPTNLPEGLILGCVTERVNPADALVVNSQNQDYQLDTLPEGAVVGTSSLRRLAQLRYHYPHLTFKDVRGNVNTRLAKLDAGEYDAIILAVAGLERLGLGDRVHQVIPSAISLHAVGQGALGIECRDGDAEVLEVLKVLEHAPSRDRCYAERAFLRELEGGCQVPIGVNTAIEDGILTLTGMVASLDGKRLIKDSVSGDPSHGEVLGRDLAHKVREAGAGEILAEIFAEVGR; translated from the coding sequence ATGTCCGTTTCTAGTCCTCCTCGTTCCCTGCGTATCGGTTCGCGTAAAAGTCAGTTAGCCCTAGTACAAACCTATTGGGTACAGGCAGAATTGAGTAAACACCACCCCCATCGACAGTTTGAGGTGGAGACGATGAGTACCCAAGGCGATAAAATTCTCGATGTGGCCCTAGCGAAAATCGGTGATAAGGGTTTATTTACCAAAGAACTAGAAGTGGGAATGTTGGATAGATCGATCGATCTTGCCGTCCATTCTCTCAAGGATCTGCCCACTAATTTGCCCGAAGGCTTAATCTTGGGTTGCGTCACCGAAAGAGTTAATCCGGCCGATGCTTTGGTGGTAAATAGCCAAAATCAAGACTATCAATTAGACACTTTACCGGAAGGTGCGGTGGTGGGGACTTCTTCCCTGCGGCGATTGGCCCAGTTGCGTTACCATTATCCTCATCTGACTTTTAAAGATGTGCGCGGCAATGTCAACACCCGTCTGGCAAAACTGGACGCGGGAGAATACGACGCGATTATTCTGGCAGTAGCGGGATTGGAAAGGTTAGGATTAGGCGATCGAGTTCATCAGGTTATTCCGTCGGCAATTTCTCTCCATGCGGTGGGACAGGGTGCTTTAGGGATAGAATGCCGCGATGGAGATGCGGAGGTTTTGGAAGTCCTAAAAGTGTTGGAACACGCCCCTAGTCGCGATAGATGCTATGCTGAACGCGCTTTTTTACGCGAGTTGGAGGGGGGCTGTCAAGTTCCCATCGGAGTGAATACGGCGATCGAGGATGGTATCCTAACTTTAACGGGTATGGTGGCTAGTCTCGACGGTAAGCGCCTGATTAAGGACTCGGTTAGCGGTGATCCTAGCCATGGGGAAGTCTTAGGACGAGATTTAGCCCATAAAGTGCGCGAGGCTGGTGCTGGAGAGATTTTAGCCGAGATTTTCGCTGAAGTGGGACGATAA